In Acidianus brierleyi, one genomic interval encodes:
- the thyX gene encoding FAD-dependent thymidylate synthase, which produces MNVSLVSYTKDGEKVVAIASKMSRSRKGWKHHEETMTEDEIETWIRDAVIHGYWSPLEHSVYTFSIEGISRVASHQLVRHRIASYTQMSHRFAKPVDEYYQPVVPPSAEKRNEEVIKKAYKDAYDLYYDLLQNGVPEEDARYVLPNGVNTNIVVTMNARELYNFFGLRLCSRAQWEIRAVAWKMLEEVKKVHPRLFRYAGPNCIIHENFIRQEPITLDNLSVEFLSQRCIEGVPREGIIKCILNSKSILEKLK; this is translated from the coding sequence ATGAATGTTTCTCTAGTTTCATATACTAAAGATGGAGAAAAAGTAGTTGCTATTGCTTCTAAGATGAGCAGATCAAGGAAGGGATGGAAACATCATGAGGAAACCATGACCGAGGACGAAATAGAAACGTGGATAAGAGACGCAGTAATTCACGGGTATTGGTCACCTCTTGAGCATAGTGTCTACACATTCTCAATTGAGGGAATAAGTAGGGTAGCCTCTCATCAATTAGTAAGACATAGGATAGCCTCATATACTCAAATGAGTCACCGTTTTGCCAAACCAGTAGACGAATATTACCAACCTGTTGTACCACCCTCTGCAGAAAAAAGAAATGAGGAAGTCATAAAGAAGGCATATAAGGACGCTTACGATCTATATTATGACCTCCTACAGAACGGTGTCCCTGAGGAAGATGCTAGGTATGTTTTACCTAACGGTGTAAATACTAACATCGTAGTGACAATGAATGCTAGGGAGTTGTATAATTTCTTCGGGCTTAGGTTATGTTCTAGAGCACAATGGGAAATTAGAGCAGTTGCATGGAAAATGTTAGAAGAAGTAAAGAAAGTTCATCCACGTCTCTTTAGGTATGCTGGACCTAACTGTATAATCCATGAGAACTTTATCAGACAAGAACCAATAACTTTAGATAATCTGAGTGTGGAATTCTTATCTCAACGTTGTATTGAGGGAGTCCCAAGAGAAGGTATAATAAAATGTATTTTGAATTCAAAGTCTATTCTCGAAAAGTTAAAATAA
- a CDS encoding DUF2175 domain-containing protein, translating into MSRAQTKWNCDICKNPIYWDELFTFTSKKAVVHYTCFRDKALKTSKIDENQLKSILDSLEDELKMITVYKQRISGLSNEEAKKYMEQAEKDAEKNASLLTRLAEKLSNVLE; encoded by the coding sequence ATGAGCCGTGCACAAACTAAATGGAATTGCGATATATGTAAAAATCCAATATATTGGGACGAACTTTTTACCTTTACATCAAAAAAAGCAGTAGTTCATTATACTTGCTTTAGAGATAAAGCTCTTAAAACTTCGAAAATAGATGAAAACCAACTAAAAAGCATATTAGATTCTCTAGAAGATGAATTAAAGATGATAACAGTATATAAGCAGAGAATTTCTGGTTTATCTAATGAAGAGGCGAAGAAATATATGGAACAAGCAGAAAAAGATGCAGAAAAAAACGCTTCTTTACTAACTAGATTAGCAGAAAAACTAAGTAATGTTCTTGAATAA
- a CDS encoding thioredoxin family protein, whose product MKVEIFTHKNCTECNLLLEYLDQKSLLGRVQVIDTELYPFLAIERGVISTPSIFIDGKLIYAGTVDFEEFTKILNGEKVSRKIDKAELINKLMYGIVDSFAATAWIYVNRDFDSFMAQKDFIIAVTGLALSDNAEEKYTYLRNIMIKEGERYLQQWEDKMIRNISSNFIREIYWLYRTKISIENIKSKYPLEVFAHWLMIRGASVGRVGVKIYPLSDLTIMQRIMKVYKYMLDNYDNLWDKIEKEQKKLEDNNIERKLIL is encoded by the coding sequence GTGAAAGTCGAAATATTTACTCATAAAAATTGTACTGAATGCAATTTATTATTAGAATACCTAGATCAAAAGAGTCTCTTAGGAAGAGTTCAAGTTATAGATACTGAACTTTATCCTTTCCTAGCTATAGAAAGGGGAGTTATCTCTACACCGTCCATTTTTATAGATGGCAAATTAATATATGCAGGGACAGTAGACTTTGAAGAATTTACTAAAATACTTAATGGAGAAAAAGTAAGTAGAAAGATAGATAAAGCAGAACTAATAAATAAATTAATGTACGGTATAGTAGATTCTTTTGCAGCTACTGCATGGATATATGTTAATAGAGACTTTGATTCATTTATGGCACAGAAAGATTTTATTATTGCAGTTACTGGTTTGGCCTTAAGCGATAACGCTGAAGAGAAATATACCTATCTTAGGAATATAATGATAAAAGAAGGAGAAAGATATCTTCAACAATGGGAAGACAAAATGATCCGAAATATATCATCTAATTTTATAAGAGAGATCTATTGGTTATATAGAACAAAAATTAGTATAGAGAACATTAAATCAAAATATCCGCTCGAAGTTTTCGCACATTGGTTAATGATTAGAGGTGCTAGTGTAGGAAGAGTAGGTGTTAAAATATATCCGCTAAGCGATTTAACAATAATGCAAAGAATTATGAAAGTTTACAAATATATGCTAGATAACTATGACAATTTATGGGATAAAATAGAAAAAGAACAGAAAAAATTGGAAGATAATAATATTGAAAGAAAATTGATTCTCTAG
- a CDS encoding superoxide dismutase — MSSSISFKKYELPPLPYKLDALEPYISKDIIDLHYNGHHKGYVNGANSFLDRMQKVTKGELLSGQYDIQGLLRGLVFNINGHKLHSLYWENMAPNGKGGGKPGGSLADLIEKQYGSFDKFKALFTEAANSLPGTGWTVLYYETENGNLQIMTFENHFQNHIAELPIVLILDEFEHAYYLQYKNKRADYVNAWWNLVNWDYANKKLEKYLNK; from the coding sequence ATGAGTTCTTCGATATCTTTCAAAAAATACGAGCTACCACCACTACCTTATAAATTAGATGCATTAGAACCATACATAAGTAAAGATATAATAGATTTGCACTACAATGGGCATCATAAAGGGTATGTAAACGGAGCAAACTCATTTTTGGATAGAATGCAAAAAGTAACTAAAGGAGAGTTATTATCTGGTCAATATGACATACAAGGTCTTTTAAGAGGGCTCGTATTTAACATAAATGGACACAAACTTCATTCCCTATATTGGGAAAACATGGCTCCAAATGGAAAAGGTGGTGGAAAGCCTGGCGGATCATTAGCTGATCTTATTGAAAAACAATATGGAAGCTTCGACAAATTCAAGGCTTTATTTACAGAAGCAGCAAACTCTTTACCAGGAACAGGATGGACAGTATTATACTATGAAACGGAAAATGGCAATTTACAAATTATGACGTTTGAAAATCATTTCCAGAACCACATAGCTGAATTACCAATAGTTCTTATATTAGACGAGTTCGAACATGCATATTATTTGCAGTATAAGAATAAGAGAGCAGACTATGTTAATGCGTGGTGGAATCTAGTAAACTGGGACTACGCTAACAAGAAACTTGAAAAATATCTGAATAAATAA
- a CDS encoding sugar phosphate nucleotidyltransferase has protein sequence MVSAIVLAGGYATRLRPLSLTKPKALFPVLDKPMIDYILDLLEDAGVDDIYVSLRVMGDKIIDYLEGEGRKIKFVVEKDPLGDAGPLKYIVNQYKLDDTVIVIYGDIYTELNIKDLLSFHDKRDCPATMVGKEVEDPRRYGVLVTEGDTLIEIIEKPRNPISKLINAGVYVFNKKLFDLISGNSISKNFLPVILQNNCISVYRYNGIWADIGVPKDYLKLNFSLLAEKYPKGYIASDAKVCSGVTLIPPYFISSGAKISDSSIVDSNTILGKNVSIGEGVFVSESLIMDNVKIADHSYISGSIIADKSNIGKWNHIREGTIIGEEVLTKDGVLLNQNTIILPNKEVSEPIFKRGKIIL, from the coding sequence ATGGTATCTGCTATAGTACTAGCAGGAGGATATGCTACAAGATTAAGACCTTTAAGCTTAACTAAACCAAAAGCTCTTTTTCCTGTATTAGATAAACCTATGATAGATTATATTCTAGATTTGTTAGAAGATGCAGGTGTAGACGATATATACGTATCATTAAGAGTTATGGGAGATAAAATAATTGACTATTTAGAGGGAGAAGGTAGAAAAATTAAGTTTGTAGTAGAAAAAGATCCGTTAGGCGATGCAGGACCTCTTAAATATATTGTTAATCAATACAAATTAGACGACACAGTAATAGTGATATATGGAGATATATATACTGAATTGAACATAAAGGATCTTCTTTCATTTCATGATAAGAGAGATTGTCCAGCAACCATGGTTGGTAAAGAGGTTGAAGATCCTAGGAGATATGGAGTATTAGTTACAGAAGGTGATACATTAATAGAAATAATAGAGAAGCCTAGAAATCCTATTTCTAAATTGATAAATGCTGGAGTGTATGTATTTAATAAGAAATTATTTGATTTAATAAGTGGTAATTCCATAAGTAAGAACTTTTTGCCAGTGATTTTGCAAAATAACTGTATATCAGTATACAGATATAATGGAATATGGGCAGATATAGGAGTTCCTAAAGATTATCTAAAATTAAACTTTTCTTTATTAGCAGAGAAATATCCAAAAGGCTATATAGCCTCTGATGCAAAAGTATGCTCTGGCGTGACTCTAATTCCTCCGTATTTTATATCAAGCGGTGCTAAAATTTCTGATAGTTCGATAGTCGACTCAAATACTATTTTAGGAAAAAATGTAAGTATAGGCGAAGGAGTTTTTGTTTCGGAATCGCTTATAATGGATAATGTGAAAATAGCTGACCATTCGTATATTTCAGGATCTATAATAGCTGATAAGTCAAATATAGGGAAATGGAATCACATAAGAGAAGGGACTATAATAGGAGAGGAAGTTCTAACAAAAGACGGAGTGCTACTTAATCAGAATACTATAATATTACCTAATAAAGAAGTTAGTGAACCTATATTTAAGAGGGGTAAGATAATCTTATGA
- a CDS encoding Rossmann-like domain-containing protein: protein MILDEIIEELSYELKQRKIINLCVGIAYTSVILDNQTIGISHTIPDGEVENAGEIIGKNAYEIAKDIDNPIKRSISLAILNSIGSKNLEQGDPITLFSGNKLCIFGYQPYINSSNFKQTIAYDFSQDTELTPFSEYNGEICDTAVIFGSALVLGVTEKILKNLKAEHIILSGVSSVEAPATLKKYGFEIVGKVLPVDNYRVFRTICEGGGARQLNKYIIKGFRRI, encoded by the coding sequence ATGATTTTAGATGAGATAATAGAAGAACTTTCGTATGAATTAAAACAAAGGAAAATAATTAATCTTTGTGTTGGAATAGCCTATACTTCGGTTATATTAGATAATCAGACTATAGGTATTTCCCATACTATACCTGACGGCGAAGTTGAGAATGCAGGAGAAATAATAGGTAAAAATGCTTACGAGATAGCTAAGGATATAGATAATCCAATAAAAAGGAGTATTTCTCTTGCAATATTGAATTCTATTGGAAGTAAGAACTTAGAACAAGGAGACCCTATAACATTATTTTCTGGAAACAAACTTTGTATTTTTGGATATCAACCTTATATAAATTCGTCTAATTTTAAGCAAACAATAGCTTATGATTTTTCTCAAGACACTGAGTTAACACCATTTTCTGAATACAATGGAGAAATATGTGATACTGCAGTAATATTTGGGTCCGCATTAGTCTTAGGCGTTACCGAGAAAATTCTGAAAAACTTAAAAGCGGAACACATAATTTTGTCAGGCGTCTCTTCTGTAGAAGCTCCGGCAACCCTAAAGAAATACGGATTTGAGATTGTAGGAAAAGTATTGCCTGTAGACAATTACAGGGTTTTTAGAACAATTTGTGAAGGAGGAGGAGCTAGACAACTAAATAAATATATTATAAAAGGATTTAGAAGAATTTAG
- a CDS encoding sulfurtransferase TusA family protein, protein MTTLDLRGKECEEFIVELSKYLVALKPGDSIQVIADPDRIMCTHQLLRNAPRYLFKGDVVGDHAEIVIRRLR, encoded by the coding sequence ATGACAACTCTAGATTTGAGAGGTAAAGAATGTGAAGAGTTTATAGTAGAACTTTCTAAATATCTTGTTGCTTTAAAACCAGGAGATAGCATACAGGTTATTGCTGACCCTGATAGGATAATGTGCACTCATCAACTTTTGAGAAATGCGCCAAGATATTTATTTAAAGGAGATGTAGTTGGAGATCATGCAGAAATAGTTATAAGAAGATTAAGATAG